One window from the genome of Leuconostoc suionicum encodes:
- a CDS encoding HAD family hydrolase — MTLKLIASDLDATFLRDDKTINEPLFREVLQKMKAQNMQFIVATGNHLQKVLEYFKNFEGEYQIIANNGAEVMLDGEVQNVKFLPKEALKTIFSVTEKYLDDVAVGLAFNGQSTTYMLKSQAAIGDTFKISSEYFENLTLVDSIDDVVEPILKSTIVLSHNEVAYMNDLKSILGKIVHVTTSGYGAIDIVDSDVNKANALKYIADALHVEAKDIMAFGDGLNDMEMLEYVGHPVAMTNSDPELLKHDFAVSVADNQNDGVLKTILENV, encoded by the coding sequence ATGACACTTAAACTTATAGCATCAGATCTAGACGCAACTTTTTTACGAGACGATAAAACAATTAATGAACCACTTTTTCGAGAAGTGTTGCAAAAAATGAAAGCACAAAATATGCAGTTCATTGTGGCGACTGGCAATCATTTGCAAAAAGTTTTAGAGTACTTCAAAAACTTTGAAGGTGAGTATCAAATTATCGCCAATAATGGTGCTGAGGTGATGCTAGATGGTGAAGTGCAAAATGTCAAATTTTTGCCTAAGGAAGCATTGAAAACTATTTTTTCTGTCACTGAAAAATATCTCGATGATGTTGCGGTGGGATTGGCGTTTAATGGACAATCAACTACATACATGTTAAAGTCACAGGCAGCAATTGGTGACACCTTCAAAATTTCCTCAGAATATTTTGAAAACTTAACATTAGTTGACAGCATTGATGATGTGGTCGAACCAATTTTGAAGTCAACAATTGTTTTATCTCATAATGAAGTAGCCTATATGAACGATCTCAAATCTATTTTAGGTAAAATTGTCCATGTCACCACTTCAGGATATGGTGCGATTGATATTGTTGATTCTGATGTAAACAAAGCTAATGCATTAAAGTATATTGCTGATGCATTACATGTTGAGGCGAAAGATATTATGGCATTTGGCGATGGACTAAATGACATGGAGATGTTGGAATATGTTGGGCATCCGGTTGCGATGACTAATAGCGACCCAGAATTATTAAAGCACGATTTTGCTGTGTCTGTAGCTGATAATCAAAATGATGGTGTCCTAAAGACAATATTAGAAAACGTTTAA
- the hisJ gene encoding histidinol-phosphatase HisJ produces MIKKDGHTHTRFSHHGSTEQLDEYIEHAIKLGFTEYVVTEHAPLPQKFLETFVGPDDARDNSAMAADELLLYKSEVERIQVKYGDQITIKAGFEIDYLKNYESDIRRFLKEQASWIDEIVLSVHFLPNNDGIIAPIDYDPETLSAYFSDERQNPQVLFQRYYDAVMQSVNFDTGLKIPVRVGHITLIRKYQKLLQLPPFDEVIKQQITELLQKIKQKNYQLDFNAAGFSKPYNGESYPTFDIAEQAVKMGIKLIYGSDAHKVDALGLYFDEMNHFIEEVTKE; encoded by the coding sequence ATGATAAAAAAAGACGGACACACACACACACGATTTTCTCATCACGGAAGTACAGAGCAACTTGATGAATATATTGAGCATGCTATAAAATTAGGTTTCACAGAGTATGTTGTGACAGAACACGCACCATTGCCTCAAAAGTTTTTAGAGACATTTGTTGGCCCTGATGATGCCCGTGATAATTCAGCAATGGCGGCTGATGAATTATTACTATACAAATCAGAAGTTGAGCGGATTCAAGTTAAATATGGTGATCAAATAACAATTAAAGCTGGGTTTGAGATAGACTACCTTAAAAACTATGAAAGTGACATACGTAGGTTTTTGAAAGAACAAGCTAGTTGGATTGACGAAATTGTTTTGTCTGTGCATTTTTTGCCTAATAATGATGGGATTATTGCACCTATTGATTATGACCCAGAGACCTTATCAGCATACTTTAGTGATGAACGACAAAACCCGCAAGTTCTGTTTCAACGTTACTATGATGCGGTGATGCAAAGTGTAAACTTTGATACTGGGTTAAAAATACCGGTTCGTGTTGGACATATTACCCTTATTCGTAAGTATCAAAAGTTGTTGCAATTACCGCCATTTGATGAAGTAATCAAGCAACAGATTACTGAACTACTACAGAAGATTAAGCAAAAAAATTATCAGTTAGATTTTAATGCTGCTGGTTTTAGTAAGCCATATAATGGTGAGAGTTACCCTACATTTGATATTGCTGAGCAAGCAGTGAAGATGGGGATTAAACTGATTTATGGATCAGATGCTCATAAGGTTGATGCGTTAGGATTGTATTTTGATGAGATGAATCATTTTATTGAGGAGGTTACCAAAGAATAA
- the hisG gene encoding ATP phosphoribosyltransferase: protein MNDKVLAAGSRDEFGEKLQQKQKISQMITTILNEADFTPINTPLIERESTFDKYQNKNVFRLFDQVGENLVLRPDLTLPIARFLSANRQQNSMSRLYYIGDVFRRTDSLSGDYNQETQAGIELIGDQSFDAEIQALDTMLKFAQEFGIVDVQVVLSDARFIDVVLENLQLDQDLRQRMKQAIEQKNVSVFEELRATIPDFPEGLAGWPLAFGEDGETVMWQLQEIPAVNDIINGWLKLAEYTHKHYPAVAVTVDLAAASPQPYYTGTIIRGFVPSLGRYLFSGGRYDRLLENFQNKSLPAVGMGLNIETILADWRRKPEEMKPQEPIVMVLGKGRVEKDARPLLKAAGIDTSLLENPARKLIFDSADGKYRFILVKPSDVVKYLDRGIGDVGIVGSDTIAEQVQNHYDVLNLQTGKAEFVVAAPDGFSLDTPTRKRIATKYPKIATEYFSNRGEDVELIKLEGSVELGPLTGLSDAIIDITQTGNTLRENHLHVYDAVGPVATHMLVRAGALLRFQLELTKVINNLVNILKEEEQ, encoded by the coding sequence ATGAACGATAAAGTATTAGCGGCCGGTTCGCGAGACGAATTTGGTGAAAAATTACAACAAAAACAGAAAATTTCACAGATGATAACTACGATCCTAAATGAGGCTGATTTTACGCCGATTAATACACCATTGATCGAGCGGGAGAGTACATTTGATAAATATCAAAACAAGAATGTTTTTCGTTTGTTTGATCAGGTTGGTGAAAACTTAGTTTTACGTCCAGACCTGACCTTGCCAATTGCGCGTTTTTTATCAGCCAATCGACAACAAAATAGTATGTCCAGACTTTATTATATAGGGGATGTCTTTAGACGAACTGATAGCTTGTCGGGCGATTACAATCAAGAAACTCAGGCCGGCATTGAGCTTATTGGTGATCAAAGTTTTGATGCGGAAATTCAAGCACTAGACACGATGCTCAAATTTGCGCAAGAGTTTGGAATTGTTGATGTACAGGTGGTTTTGAGTGATGCTCGTTTTATTGATGTGGTTTTAGAAAATTTGCAATTAGATCAGGACTTGCGACAACGTATGAAGCAAGCTATTGAGCAAAAAAATGTATCGGTCTTTGAGGAACTGCGGGCCACTATTCCTGATTTCCCGGAGGGGTTAGCTGGCTGGCCCTTAGCATTTGGTGAAGATGGCGAAACAGTGATGTGGCAACTGCAAGAAATACCGGCAGTTAATGATATTATCAATGGCTGGTTGAAATTAGCTGAATATACGCACAAACATTATCCAGCAGTTGCAGTTACGGTTGATTTGGCAGCGGCTTCACCACAACCATATTATACGGGCACAATTATACGCGGTTTTGTTCCAAGTTTAGGCCGTTATTTATTTAGCGGCGGTCGTTATGATCGTTTGTTAGAAAACTTCCAGAATAAATCATTACCGGCAGTTGGTATGGGATTAAATATTGAAACAATTTTAGCTGACTGGCGACGTAAGCCTGAGGAAATGAAACCACAAGAACCTATTGTGATGGTACTTGGCAAGGGACGTGTTGAAAAAGATGCACGACCGTTATTGAAAGCGGCTGGTATTGATACTTCGCTATTAGAAAACCCAGCACGTAAATTAATATTTGATAGTGCTGACGGAAAATATCGCTTTATTTTGGTAAAACCGAGTGATGTCGTTAAATATCTTGACCGTGGCATTGGTGATGTTGGTATTGTTGGTTCTGACACGATAGCTGAGCAGGTACAGAATCATTACGATGTGCTTAATTTGCAGACAGGAAAAGCAGAATTCGTTGTCGCTGCGCCAGACGGCTTTAGCCTTGATACGCCAACGCGAAAGCGAATTGCCACAAAATACCCCAAAATTGCGACCGAGTACTTTAGTAATCGTGGGGAAGATGTCGAATTAATTAAGTTAGAAGGTTCAGTTGAACTTGGACCACTTACTGGTCTATCGGATGCCATCATTGATATCACACAGACAGGAAACACACTGCGCGAAAATCATCTGCACGTTTATGATGCTGTTGGCCCAGTAGCTACCCACATGCTCGTTCGTGCTGGCGCTCTGCTGCGTTTCCAATTAGAGCTTACGAAAGTCATTAATAACCTTGTTAATATTTTGAAAGAAGAAGAACAATGA
- the hisD gene encoding histidinol dehydrogenase, which translates to MNIIKNESLEVIKARIRQQTEKTVDPQVEARVADIIKNVRTNGDAALKEYGEKFDGVSLDKLKVTDEQIEEAFNQVDPDVIKALEKAARNIRSFHKLEVGESFEDSPSDGVIRGTKVTPLSAVGIYVPGGTAAYPSSVLMNAIPAKIAGVENIIMVTPPQKDGLNQAVLAAAKIAGVDRIYQVGGAQAIAALAYGTESIPQVDKITGPGNAYVATAKRDVYGQVDIDMIAGPSEIGILADDSARAKDVAADLLSQAEHDVNARAILITNSETLAYEVSEEVEEQLKILPREAIARKAIENNGFIYLVDTVDLMIDLMNAVAPEHLEIQLENAYNYIAKIKNAGSVFLGKYASEPLGDYLAGPNHILPTGGTARFSSPLGVWDFQKRIQYLQYSDKALAADALDVTVLAREEGLEAHARAIESREK; encoded by the coding sequence ATGAATATTATTAAAAATGAATCACTAGAAGTAATTAAAGCACGTATTCGTCAACAAACTGAAAAAACAGTAGACCCTCAAGTTGAAGCACGCGTTGCTGACATTATTAAAAATGTTCGTACCAATGGGGACGCTGCTCTGAAAGAATATGGAGAGAAATTTGATGGCGTTAGTCTGGATAAATTAAAGGTAACAGATGAACAAATAGAAGAAGCATTTAATCAGGTTGATCCAGATGTTATTAAAGCATTAGAAAAAGCTGCTCGTAATATTCGAAGCTTTCACAAATTAGAGGTTGGTGAATCATTTGAGGATAGCCCCAGTGATGGGGTCATTCGAGGTACAAAAGTAACGCCACTATCTGCTGTTGGTATTTATGTACCAGGAGGAACTGCTGCTTATCCCTCATCAGTTTTAATGAATGCTATTCCGGCTAAAATTGCTGGAGTTGAAAACATCATTATGGTGACACCACCGCAAAAGGATGGGTTAAATCAAGCAGTGTTGGCCGCTGCAAAAATAGCCGGCGTTGATCGTATTTATCAAGTTGGGGGAGCACAAGCGATTGCAGCATTGGCATATGGTACTGAATCAATTCCACAAGTTGATAAAATTACTGGTCCTGGGAATGCTTATGTTGCTACTGCTAAACGTGATGTTTACGGACAAGTAGATATTGATATGATTGCAGGACCATCTGAGATTGGCATTTTAGCTGATGATTCAGCCAGAGCAAAAGATGTAGCAGCAGATTTGTTATCACAAGCAGAGCATGATGTAAATGCACGAGCAATTTTGATTACGAATTCTGAAACACTAGCATACGAAGTATCTGAAGAGGTTGAGGAACAATTGAAAATTTTACCTCGTGAAGCAATCGCTCGTAAGGCAATTGAAAACAATGGATTTATTTATTTGGTTGATACAGTTGATTTGATGATTGATTTGATGAATGCCGTAGCACCAGAACACTTGGAAATCCAGCTAGAAAATGCATATAACTATATTGCTAAGATTAAAAATGCCGGATCAGTATTTTTAGGTAAATATGCTTCTGAGCCCCTTGGTGATTATTTAGCAGGTCCAAATCACATTTTACCAACAGGTGGTACAGCAAGATTCAGTTCACCACTTGGTGTTTGGGATTTCCAAAAGCGTATACAATATTTGCAATATTCTGATAAAGCTTTAGCAGCCGATGCATTAGATGTTACGGTTTTAGCACGTGAAGAGGGCTTAGAAGCCCACGCCAGAGCAATTGAAAGTCGAGAAAAATAA
- a CDS encoding glycosyl hydrolase family 8 — MKRTNPVYKLYHSWQSHYVKSVNEGTFVNGSDEKNSQEALSESQGYGMLITMLAAKKDLATQADFNKFVIYYQQHTISKQNRLMAWKQNKSNNNIQTLAKNNTDATDGDMDIAYALLMADQKWHSTGKYNYKKLATNIVNDLIKYNYNDENELLRVGNWAKNDEKYNNLIRTSDLIPSYFKTFYELTDDKRWQKTYLKSIRILEKLSDKNKTGLIPDFVLVTDNNVSNVAPNTFESEDDNKYAWNANRVPLRLAFATSNQELKKINKKILTFFNQQNSIKAVYNLDGSSSNDYSSMAFTAPIAVAAYQQKSEFQNLSEKLRKQVYDDTLSKNYYADTLKVLAALMIDNELK, encoded by the coding sequence ATGAAAAGAACTAACCCAGTTTACAAACTATATCATTCATGGCAGTCACATTATGTTAAAAGTGTTAATGAAGGAACTTTCGTCAATGGCAGTGATGAAAAAAATAGCCAAGAGGCACTTTCAGAGTCTCAAGGCTATGGCATGCTAATAACGATGTTAGCTGCAAAAAAAGATTTGGCCACACAGGCTGATTTTAATAAGTTCGTCATATATTATCAACAACACACTATTAGTAAGCAGAATCGTTTAATGGCTTGGAAACAAAACAAGTCAAATAATAATATTCAGACGTTAGCTAAAAATAATACTGATGCTACGGATGGTGATATGGATATCGCCTATGCACTACTAATGGCTGATCAAAAGTGGCATTCGACTGGAAAATATAACTATAAAAAGTTAGCTACTAACATTGTAAACGATTTGATTAAATATAATTACAATGATGAAAATGAGTTATTGCGCGTTGGAAACTGGGCAAAAAATGATGAAAAGTACAATAATCTGATTAGAACATCGGATTTGATACCAAGTTATTTTAAAACATTTTACGAACTAACTGATGATAAGCGTTGGCAAAAAACTTATCTTAAATCTATTCGTATTTTAGAAAAACTAAGTGACAAAAATAAAACTGGATTAATCCCAGATTTTGTTTTGGTTACTGATAATAATGTCTCAAATGTTGCTCCAAATACCTTTGAAAGCGAAGATGACAACAAATATGCTTGGAATGCTAATCGGGTGCCACTTAGGTTAGCATTTGCAACGTCTAACCAAGAACTGAAAAAAATTAATAAAAAAATATTAACATTTTTTAACCAGCAAAACAGTATCAAAGCTGTTTATAATTTGGATGGTAGTTCTTCAAATGATTATAGTTCAATGGCATTCACTGCGCCGATTGCGGTTGCTGCTTATCAACAAAAATCTGAATTCCAGAATCTGTCAGAAAAACTACGAAAACAGGTATATGATGACACACTATCCAAAAACTATTACGCTGATACGTTAAAAGTATTGGCTGCATTAATGATTGACAACGAATTGAAATAA
- a CDS encoding glycosyltransferase family 2 protein, which yields MSTLILSIEGTLLLLTIVCFGLGRKYHFLKQVLIIIYIITMMIYLGWRIGWTIPTNSIFSIILGVILILAEIGGFCLSLVFYRIFYKKFHRPIQKLDVYKDGHYPSVDVLIATYNEEVTILKRSIVAALSMKYPSQELVNIYVCDDGSRGEVNQLCQELGVHHVVRATHEHAKAGNLNHALTVSQGELVVTMDADMVPRTDFLEMTIGYFHNPKMGFIQTPQTFFNDDPYQFNLFATNTIGNDQDFFMRGIEQQKDAFNATMYVGSNAIFRRVALDSIGGFATGVITEDMATGMLLQAKKWETGFVNENLASGLAPETFGDLIKQRDRWARGNIQVAKKWHPWRVKGLNLMQRVIYTDGIHYWFSGVYKLVFLMSPIFFLVFGQYSLQTSFSQILVFWLPSFVASQLTFNLVSEKRQTVMLSNIYETATAPFMAYGVFNELFFKSKQKFAVTRKGVNSEDSFYNWRTAWPIIVLLVLSLLGLVRGILFIFGVWDSPFPKEGIYINIFWLFYNSFSLILASYLSNERPRLRKSERFIANQTVLINFNEQKNIRGEILDWNEDGARIALMTENVSKYTHGIFEINGIQFNFKCVWQHQNKDSPIIGITFENLDILAYEYIIQNTYAQASTKYEDPQYSNRLWHIVVKWWIDTLRRRKAH from the coding sequence ATGAGTACATTAATTTTAAGTATAGAGGGGACACTGTTACTCTTAACAATTGTTTGTTTTGGCTTAGGCAGAAAGTATCATTTTTTAAAGCAAGTATTAATCATTATATACATTATAACTATGATGATTTACTTGGGCTGGCGAATTGGTTGGACAATTCCAACGAACAGTATTTTCAGTATAATACTCGGTGTCATTTTAATATTAGCGGAAATAGGTGGATTTTGTTTGTCTTTAGTTTTCTACAGAATATTTTACAAAAAATTTCATCGTCCGATTCAGAAGCTAGATGTTTATAAAGACGGCCATTATCCGAGTGTTGATGTTCTTATTGCGACCTACAATGAAGAAGTTACTATTTTAAAGAGAAGTATTGTTGCTGCACTATCAATGAAATATCCTTCTCAAGAGTTAGTGAATATTTATGTTTGTGATGATGGTAGTCGTGGTGAAGTAAATCAATTGTGTCAGGAGTTGGGAGTTCACCATGTTGTGAGGGCAACACATGAACATGCCAAAGCGGGCAATCTTAATCACGCATTAACGGTTTCTCAAGGTGAACTTGTTGTGACTATGGATGCCGATATGGTACCGCGTACCGACTTTTTAGAAATGACAATAGGTTATTTCCATAATCCTAAAATGGGGTTTATTCAAACACCACAGACTTTTTTTAATGATGATCCTTACCAATTTAATTTATTTGCTACGAACACAATTGGAAATGACCAAGACTTCTTTATGCGTGGTATAGAGCAGCAAAAAGATGCGTTTAATGCCACCATGTACGTTGGCTCTAACGCTATATTTAGAAGAGTAGCTTTAGATAGTATTGGCGGTTTCGCAACAGGAGTCATCACTGAAGATATGGCAACTGGTATGTTGCTACAGGCTAAAAAATGGGAAACAGGTTTTGTCAATGAAAACTTGGCAAGTGGATTAGCCCCTGAAACCTTTGGAGACTTGATTAAACAGCGTGATCGTTGGGCTCGTGGTAATATTCAAGTTGCAAAAAAATGGCACCCTTGGCGTGTCAAAGGGCTCAATTTAATGCAGCGAGTTATCTATACTGATGGTATTCATTATTGGTTTTCTGGTGTATATAAGCTTGTATTTCTCATGTCACCAATCTTTTTCCTAGTATTTGGGCAATATAGTCTGCAGACAAGCTTTAGTCAAATATTAGTCTTTTGGTTACCATCATTTGTAGCGTCTCAATTAACATTTAACTTAGTAAGTGAAAAAAGGCAAACAGTTATGTTAAGTAATATCTATGAGACAGCTACTGCTCCATTCATGGCATACGGTGTATTTAATGAATTATTCTTCAAATCTAAACAAAAGTTTGCTGTGACACGTAAGGGTGTAAATAGTGAGGATAGCTTCTATAATTGGCGTACTGCTTGGCCAATTATTGTTTTGTTAGTTCTGTCTTTGCTCGGCCTTGTTAGGGGAATTTTATTTATATTTGGCGTATGGGATAGTCCATTTCCAAAAGAAGGAATTTATATTAATATATTTTGGTTGTTCTATAATTCTTTTTCTTTGATTTTGGCAAGTTATCTCTCTAATGAACGTCCTAGACTGCGTAAATCAGAACGTTTCATAGCAAATCAAACTGTGTTGATTAATTTTAATGAACAAAAGAATATCCGAGGGGAAATACTTGATTGGAATGAAGATGGTGCTCGTATCGCTTTGATGACAGAAAATGTAAGCAAGTATACTCATGGCATATTTGAAATTAATGGTATTCAATTTAATTTTAAATGCGTTTGGCAACATCAAAATAAAGACAGTCCTATTATTGGTATTACTTTTGAAAACCTCGACATATTGGCGTATGAATATATCATACAAAATACGTATGCTCAAGCATCGACGAAATATGAAGATCCACAGTATTCAAACAGATTATGGCATATTGTTGTGAAGTGGTGGATAGATACACTTCGCAGACGAAAGGCACATTAA
- a CDS encoding EAL domain-containing protein, with protein MTDYHEQLKVVDDLYLVMQPVVKVTAKQQKTIEFYEVLLRSRKTKKFPGNIFFDLLKTASGNEMVLSFFESHLTEMLQKNTRTIFSINLEIIQFKFPETLQFFENMGKWSSRIIVEITERPYSISEKDIFFNNVKEIRRIGYRIFVDDIGSGRNTLSCVQDNIDLIDGIKYSWENFKYMPRKIGISLLKEWAHLAHTNSIVFIFEGVDSIDSLIFLQNIGVIHQQGWYIGKPKECINEAYK; from the coding sequence ATGACTGACTATCACGAACAATTAAAAGTAGTTGACGATTTATATCTTGTGATGCAGCCTGTTGTCAAAGTCACTGCTAAGCAACAAAAAACAATTGAATTTTATGAAGTTTTGTTACGTTCAAGGAAAACAAAAAAATTTCCTGGAAACATATTTTTTGATTTGCTAAAAACCGCTTCAGGTAATGAAATGGTATTATCTTTTTTTGAAAGTCATTTAACAGAAATGCTTCAAAAAAATACGCGTACTATATTTTCAATTAATTTAGAAATTATACAATTTAAATTCCCAGAAACACTGCAATTTTTCGAAAATATGGGCAAATGGTCTTCAAGGATTATTGTTGAAATTACCGAAAGACCTTATAGTATAAGCGAAAAAGACATTTTTTTTAATAATGTAAAAGAAATTCGAAGAATTGGGTACAGAATTTTTGTTGATGATATTGGCAGTGGAAGAAATACATTATCTTGCGTGCAGGATAACATAGACTTAATTGATGGTATAAAATATTCTTGGGAAAACTTTAAATATATGCCGAGAAAAATAGGTATTTCACTTTTAAAAGAATGGGCACATTTAGCTCACACTAATAGTATAGTCTTTATTTTTGAGGGTGTTGATAGTATTGACAGTTTAATATTTTTACAAAATATAGGAGTAATACATCAACAAGGGTGGTATATTGGCAAACCAAAAGAGTGTATAAATGAGGCATATAAATGA
- a CDS encoding GGDEF domain-containing protein, whose translation MITYLFSYIILMVIIMNLAISTLISMKFLMYSDSGSRYEQWIKPIIYVAMLYTAMSVSYHFIGVVAHEYLLALLIFYLVDKKQAIILVIITPFVRMLYMLFVDGHLTVINIVASLAVAVMVIIYMEVSDKLIANQTLSMIISEVLIVATNLFLAPYIPHVVIYSIFNQPTNWIIRASVAVITLLIVRKVYFQVTTLQNNNTELQKEVLFDKLTGFFNYKKFEQDVLTNADENVDVGIAILDLDYFKNVNDTYGHEVGNQVLRQFSIFLRENLAYKLSPTDLGIYRYGGEEFVWIFNPSMFTDVKHFLKNIQNDFLEIPLGDKGHHMSFSVGISFSRHHKYNLKLTFDAADDLLYRSKKNGRGHIVVENDY comes from the coding sequence ATGATAACCTATTTATTTAGTTATATAATTTTAATGGTAATCATCATGAATTTGGCGATTTCCACGCTAATCAGTATGAAGTTTTTAATGTATAGTGATTCTGGAAGCCGTTATGAACAGTGGATAAAACCTATAATTTACGTTGCCATGCTTTATACTGCAATGTCCGTTTCGTATCATTTTATTGGTGTTGTAGCTCATGAATATTTATTAGCACTTCTAATTTTTTATTTAGTAGATAAAAAACAAGCTATCATCTTAGTAATTATTACACCGTTTGTGCGAATGTTGTATATGTTGTTTGTTGATGGCCATTTAACGGTGATAAATATTGTGGCTTCATTGGCAGTCGCGGTAATGGTTATTATTTACATGGAAGTATCCGATAAGTTGATTGCTAATCAGACACTTTCTATGATTATTTCTGAAGTGCTTATTGTAGCAACAAATCTGTTCCTTGCACCATATATTCCGCATGTTGTTATATATAGTATATTTAACCAACCGACAAACTGGATTATCCGCGCTAGTGTGGCCGTAATTACACTCTTAATTGTTCGCAAGGTTTATTTTCAAGTTACAACACTGCAAAATAACAATACTGAATTGCAGAAAGAAGTATTATTCGATAAGTTGACTGGTTTCTTTAATTATAAAAAATTTGAACAAGATGTGTTAACAAATGCTGATGAAAATGTTGATGTTGGAATTGCCATTCTTGATTTAGATTATTTTAAAAATGTTAATGACACATATGGGCATGAAGTTGGAAATCAAGTACTGAGGCAGTTTTCAATTTTTTTAAGAGAAAATTTAGCTTATAAACTAAGTCCGACCGATTTGGGTATATATCGGTATGGTGGCGAAGAATTTGTATGGATATTTAATCCTAGCATGTTTACTGATGTTAAACACTTCCTGAAAAATATTCAAAATGACTTTTTGGAAATACCTTTAGGAGACAAGGGACATCATATGAGTTTTTCAGTAGGAATCAGTTTTTCAAGGCACCACAAGTATAATTTGAAGTTGACGTTTGATGCCGCTGATGACTTGTTATATCGTTCCAAAAAGAATGGTAGAGGGCATATAGTAGTTGAAAACGATTATTAA